A window of the Tiliqua scincoides isolate rTilSci1 chromosome 5, rTilSci1.hap2, whole genome shotgun sequence genome harbors these coding sequences:
- the ABCB8 gene encoding mitochondrial potassium channel ATP-binding subunit — protein MLVRLLLVGGRPLCRRGLARQAAGNGPLRASLVARDLGSHARFSCFHQVPSSLAKLSPAVLLLLPRNLLPLGRVAALLAGPALVGLGTASCQGAQSNVLISAPSPVAKEPEFDWAVFWKFLRPQLLALLAAIMCAFGAALLNVQIPLLLGKVVNVVALHMGMVEYLHGVHRPALRLLGIYALQGILTFGYILLLSRIGEEVASSMRKELFASLIRQEVAFFDANRTGQLVNRLTTDIQEFKSSFKLVISQGLRSVTQTTGCFVSLYLISPKLTGLLVVVMPVLVGTGALLGSFLRQLSRSAQEQVAKATAVADEALGNVRTVRAFAMESREVGQYAVEVDRASQLNSSLGLGIALFQGLSNLALNCVVLGTIFMGGSLMAGEELTPGDLMSFLVSSQTVQRSMASISILFGQVVRGMSAGARVFEFMTPLPQTLPCRGERLACNVLRGHIDFQDVSFSYPTRPACQVLCDFCLSIPATKTVALVGQSGGGKSTVAALLERFYEPTGGSIFLDGHSLCTLDPTWLRGEVIGFINQEPVLFSTTIMENIRFGKPSASDAEVYAAAHLANADSFICTFPDGYNTVVGERGVTLSGGQKQRVAIARALIKDPTVLILDEATSALDSESERVVQEALDRAMAGRTVLVIAHRLSTVQGADLIVVLAKGRVAEAGTHAELLQRGGAYAELVRRQSMEAA, from the exons ATGCTCGTGCGCCTGCTGCTCGTCGGCGGACGCCCCCTCTGCCGCCGCGGCCTGGCCCGGCAGGCCGCCGGGAACGGGCCTTTGCGGGCCTCGCTCGTTGCCAG GGACTTGGGAAGCCATGCCAGGTTCTCCTGCTTTCACCAGGTTCCCAGCAGCCTGGCTAAGCTgtccccagcagtgctgctgctcttGCCCCGAAACCTCCTCCCACTGGGCCGAGTGGCTGCCTTGCTGGCAGGGCCAGCCTTGGTGGGGCTGGGGACAGCCTCCTGCCAAGGGGCCCAGAGCAATGTGCTGATCTCTGCCCCCTCTCCCGTGGCAAAGGAGCCAGAGTTTGACTGGGCCGTGTTCTGGAAGTTTCTGAGGCCACAGCTGCTGGCACTGCTGGCAGCAATCATG TGTGCATTTGGAGCCGCACTTCTCAACGTCCAGATTCCACTGCTGCTGGGCAAGGTGGTGAATGTGGTGGCACTGCACATGGGTATGGTGGAGTACTTGCATGGGGTGCATCGCCCTGCCCTGCGCCTCTTGGGCATCTATGCTCTCCAG GGCATACTGACCTTTGGGTATATCCTGCTACTATCACGCATTGGGGAAGAAGTGGCGAGCAGTATGCGCAAGGAGCTCTTTGCTTCCCTGATAAG GCAGGAAGTGGCCTTTTTTGATGCCAATCGGACTGGCCAGCTGGTGAACCGTCTGACAACTGACATCCAGGAATTCAAGTCCTCCTTCAAGCTGGTCATCTCTCAG GGCCTTCGCAGCGTCACTCAGACCACGGGCTGCTTTGTCTCTCTCTACTTGATCTCACCCAAGCTGACGGGGCTGCTGGTTGTGGTGATGCCAGTCTTGGTGGGGACTGGGGCCCTCCTTGGCTCCTTCCTGCGCCAGCTTTCGCGCAGTGCCCAAGAACAG GTGGCAAAGGCCACAGCGGTAGCAGATGAGGCTCTGGGCAACGTCCGGACAGTGCGAGCCTTTGCCATGGAAAGTCGGGAGGTAGG GCAATATGCTGTTGAAGTGGATCGGGCCAGTCAGCTGAACTCGAGCCTGGGGCTGGGCATTGCGCTTTTCCAGGGGCTGTCAAACCTTGCACTGAACT GTGTTGTTTTGGGCACCATCTTTATGGGCGGCTCTCTAATGGCTGGGGAAGAGCTAACTCCTGGAGACCTCATGTCCTTCTTGGTTTCCTCCCAGACAGTGCAAAG GTCCATGGCCAGCATATCCATCCTATTTGGGCAA GTCGTGCGAGGCATGAGTGCTGGGGCCCGCGTGTTTGAATTCATGACTCCATTGCCACAGACCCTGCCATGCAGAGGAGAGCGCCTTGCGTGTAATGTACTTCGTGGGCACATTGACTTCCAGGATGTCTCCTTCAG CTACCCCACACGGCCTGCCTGCCAAGTGCTGTGTGACTTCTGCCTCTCCATCCCTGCCACCAAGACGGTTGCACTTGTGGGACAGTCTGGCGGAG GCAAGTCCACAGTGGCAGCTCTCTTAGAGCGGTTCTATGAACCTACAGGGGGCTCCATCTTCCTTGATGGGCACAGTCTCTGCACTCTTGACCCCACCTGGCTCCGTGGGGAGGTCATCGGCTTCATTAACCAG GAGCCGGTGCTGTTCAGTACCACCATCATGGAGAACATCCGCTTTGGCAAACCTTCTGCATCAGATGCTGAAGTCTATGCTGCTGCTCACCTCGCCAATGCAGACAGCTTTATCTGCACCTTTCCAGATGGCTACAACACTGTTGTGG GCGAGCGTGGGGTGACCTTGTCCGGAGGGCAGAAGCAACGGGTCGCCATTGCCCGGGCGCTCATCAAGGACCCCACAGTGTTGATCCTGGATGAggccacgagtgccctggattcCGAGTCGGAGCGGGTGGTACAGGAAGCGCTGGACCGGGCAATGGCTGGCCGCACTGTGCTGGTCATCGCACATCGCCTCAGCACTGTGCAGGGGGCTGACCTCATCGTGGTGCTGGCCAAGGGCCGCGTGGCCGAG GCTGGGACTCACGCGGAACTGCTGCAGCGTGGCGGTGCCTACGCAGAGCTGGTGCGGCGCCAGAGCATGGAGGCGGCCTGA
- the ATG9B gene encoding autophagy-related protein 9B — translation MAVSQEHHGDYHRLPDYEEDSPPEDEEELLVHVTEGLKDSWHHIKNLDNFFTKIYHFHQKNGFACMMLSDIFELVQFLFVVTFTTFLLCCVEYDVLFANRPVNHTHPGGGSVPDRSKVTLPDAILPTPQCAQRIRASSWIIFLLVMAATFWLYRLAKVLCNLLGYWEIRAFYTKALKIPSDELCNCSWQEVQTRLIALQREQPMCVHKRELTELDIHHRILRSKNYLVAMVNKALLPVRFRLPLLGQGVFLTQGLKYNLELLFFWGPGSPFQGKWNLQPQYKRAGARLELARRLGRSMLLLGLANLLLCPFILVWQVLYAFFSYTEVLKREPGSLGARRWSLYGRLYLRHFNELDHELQARLSRGYKPVSKYMNSFASPLLTVLAKNLGFFAGSILAVLITLTVYDEDVLTVQHILTAITLLGLVVTVARSFIPDEHMVWCPEQLLQGVLAHIHYIPDHWQGNAHKSETREEMAQLFQYKAVFILEELLSPIVTPFLLIFALRAKALDIIDFFRNFSVEVVGVGDICSFAQLDIRNHGNPQGKSSGSSRDPPNAKHLWSSHTAAEEAPLHSLGVGCSQQPKAGEEAPAGPQAQRLCPPVPEQPQLPVTATPRACLKQVPLADLELLLITSL, via the exons ATGGCCGTGAGCCAGGAGCATCATGGCGACTACCATCGCCTTCCAGACTACGAAGAAGATTCTCCTCCTGAGGatgaggaggagctgctggtgcacgTCACTGAGGGACTGAAAG ATTCTTGGCATCATATCAAGAACTTGGACAACTTCTTCACAAAA ATTTACCATTTCCACCAGAAGAATGGTTTTGCCTGCATGATGCTCTCCGACATCTTTGAGCTGGT GCAGTTCCTGTTTGTGGTCACTTTCACCACCTTCCTTCTGTGCTGCGTGGAGTATGATGTGCTATTTGCCAACCGGCCTGTCAATCACACTCACCCAGGGGGTGGATCCGTGCCAGATCGGAGCAAGGTGACGCTGCCTGATGCCATCCTGCCCACACCGCAGTGTGCTCAGAG GATTCGGGCCAGCAGCTGGATCATCTTCCTGCTGGTGATGGCTGCCACCTTCTGGCTGTACCGCTTGGCCAAGGTGCTCTGCAACCTGCTGGGCTACTGGGAGATCCGCGCATTCTACACCAAGGCACTCAAGATTCCCTCG GACGAGCTGTGCAATTGCAGCTGGCAGGAGGTGCAGACTCGGCTGATTGCGCTGCAACGGGAGCAGCCAATGTGTGTGCACAAGCGGGAGCTGACAGAGCTGGACATCCACCACCGCATCCTGCGCTCCAAGAACTACTTGGTGGCCATGGTGAACAAGGCACTGCTGCCGGTGCGCTTCCGGCTGCCGCTGCTAGGCCAGGGGGTCTTCCTGACACAGGGCCTCAAGTACAACCTGGAGCTGCTCTTCTTCTGGGGACCTGGCTCTCCCTTCCAGGGCAAATGGAACCTGCAGCCCCAGTACAAGCGGGCTGGGGCACGCCTGGAACTGGCCCGCCGCTTAGGGCGCagcatgctgctgctgggcttgGCCAACCTGCTACTGTGCCCCTTCATCCTGGTCTGGCAGGTGCTGTATGCCTTCTTCAGCTACACAGAGGTGCTCAAGCGGGAGCCCGGAAGCCTTGGGGCCCGCCGCTGGTCACTGTATGGGCGCCTCTACCTGCGCCACTTCAATGAGCTGGACCACGAGCTGCAGGCCCGCCTGAGCCGTGGCTACAAGCCAGTCTCCAAGTACATGAACTCCTTCGCTAGCCCTCTTCTCACCGTGCTGGCCAAGAACCTGGGCTTCTTTGCCGGCTCTATCCTGGCTGTCCTCATCACGCTCACCGTCTACGATGAGGACGTCTTGACAGTGCAGCACATCCTGACAGCCATCACCCTCCTGGGGCTTGTAGTCACAGTGGCCAG GTCATTCATCCCAGATGAGCACAtggtgtggtgtccagagcagcTACTGCAGGGCGTCCTAGCGCACATCCACTACATCCCTGACCACTGGCAAGGCAACGCCCACAAGTCGGAGACCCGTGAAGAGATGGCCCAGCTCTTCCAGTACAAGGCT GTCTTCATTCTGGAGGAGCTCCTGAGCCCCATTGTGACGCCCTTCCTCCTCATCTTTGCCCTGCGGGCCAAGGCTCTGGACATCATCGACTTCTTCCGCAACTTTTCGGTGgaggtggtgggtgtgggggaTATCTGCTCCTTTGCCCAGCTGGACATCCGCAACCACGGCAACCCCCAG GGGAAATCCTCGGGCTCCTCCAGGGACCCCCCAAATGCCAAGCACCTCTGGAGCAGCCACACAGCTGCAGAGGAAGCCCCTTTGCACTCACTGGGGGTGGGCTGCAGCCAGCAACCCAAGGCAGGGGAAGAAGCTCCCGCAGGCCCCCAGGCCCAGCGCCTCTGCCCGCCTGTGCCAGAGCAGCCTCAGCTCCCTGTCACTGCGACTCCCCGTGCCTGCCTCAAGCAGGTGCCGTTGGCTGACCTGGAACTGCTGCTGATCACTTCCTTGTGA